One window of the Periophthalmus magnuspinnatus isolate fPerMag1 chromosome 17, fPerMag1.2.pri, whole genome shotgun sequence genome contains the following:
- the wdr33 gene encoding pre-mRNA 3' end processing protein WDR33 isoform X2, with translation MASELGSPQRFFHMPRFQHQAPRQVFYKRPDFAQQQAMQQLTFDGKRMRKAVNRKTIDYNPSVIRYLENRLWQRDHRDQRAIQPDAACYNDLVPPLGMLRNPMNAVTTKFVRTSTNKVKCPVFVIRWTPEGRRLVTGASSGEFTLWNGLTFNFETILQAHDSSVRAMTWSHNDMWMLTADNNGYVKYWQSNMNNVKMFQAHKEAIREASFSPTDNKFATCSDDGTVRIWDFLRCHEERILRGHGADVKCVDWHPTKGLVVSGSKDSQQPIKFWDPKTGQSLATLHAHKNTVMEVKWNLNGNWLLTASRDHLCKLYDLRNLKEELQVFRGHKKEATAVAWHPVHEGLFASGGSDGSLLFWHTGVEKEVGGMEMAHEGMIWSLAWHPLGHILCSGSNDHTSKFWTRNRPGDKMRDRYNLNLLPGMSEDGLEYDDLEPNSIASIPGMGLPEQLKAALEQEQNKEASPDMEMSIPGLDWGMDEVMSKDSKKVPQKKVPYAKPIPAQFQQAWAENKVPLAPPSDLGPDRKLDPAQTQKRTQAEIEQDMASLQYTNPQLLQMKMNPDMGPPPGPGGPGGPGGPMGQFPGGPGPGGPPPQGFNPNMGPGGPPFMGPGQMGPPDMQRHPGPPRNMGPQGPHGMGPPRGMMGPPPRGMGPHDPQMGPNMMGPPRNHGPNNFMQGPPGNMGPQGPFMHQGQNSGPMMHGMGPQGPQGPQGPMGPNKDPRGPGLHMGPQEQYWDQDYDPAQDTWRPQGFGGRGHRGNGGNWGPENFGEFRGRGFRGGPRGGRGGGGGYQDDFGAPDDSSDDMNRGWDSGRGRGRGGGLNRGAGHEGFQGPMMDSPGGRSGSLQGMDMASLPPRKRPWQDGPGTDPMEGPDGGRPRDDGGFGPPPGRGRGWGPRSRGGPPMRGPPRGRGR, from the exons ATGGCGTCAGAACTGGGGTCACCGCAGCGTTTCTTCCACATGCCGCGCTTCCAGCATCAGGCGCCACGGCAAGTTTTCTACAAACGGCCCGACTTTGCTCAGCAGCAGGCCATGCAACAGCTCACCTTTGATGGCAAGCGTATGAGGAAAGCCGTTAACCGCAAGACCATTGACTACAACCCCTCCGTCATCCGTTACCTCGAG AACCGACTATGGCAGCGCGACCACAGGGACCAGAGGGCCATTCAGCCAGACGCTGCCTGCTACAACGAC CTCGTGCCTCCTCTGGGCATGCTCCGTAACCCCATGAACGCCGTCACCACTAAGTTTGTCCGAACATCCACCAATAAAGTCAAGTGTCCCGTGTTTGTCATCAGG TGGACCCCTGAGGGCAGGCGTCTGGTCACAGGAGCGTCCAGTGGAGAATTCACTCTGTGGAACGGACTTACCTTCAACTTTGAGACCATCCTCCAG GCCCACGACAGCTCGGTTCGTGCCATGACCTGGTCCCATAACGACATGTGGATGCTGACGGCAGATAACAATGGCTACGTGAAGTACTGGCAGAGCAACATGAACAACGTCAAGATGTTCCAGGCTCACAAAGAGGCCATCCGGGAAGCCAG tttCTCTCCAACTGACAACAAGTTCGCCACCTGCTCCGACGACGGCACTGTTCGTATCTGGGACTTCCTGCGCTGCCACGAAGAGCGTATTCTACGAG GGCACGGAGCAGATGTGAAGTGTGTGGACTGGCATCCCACTAAAGGCCTGGTGGTGTCAGGCAGCAAAGACTCCCAACAACCAATCAAGTTCTGGGACCCCAAAACCGGACAGAGCCTGGCCACACT TCACGCTCATAAGAACACGGTGATGGAGGTGAAGTGGAACCTGAATGGGAACTGGCTCCTGACAGCATCCAGAGATCACCTGTGCAAACTGTACGATCTGCGCAACctgaaggaggagctgcaggtgtTTAGAGGGCACAAAAAGGAGGCCACAG ctgtgGCGTGGCATCCGGTGCACGAGGGTCTGTTCGCTAGTGGAGGCTCAGACGGCTCTCTACTCTTCTGGCACACGGG GGTGGAGAAGGAAGTGGGGGGGATGGAGATGGCTCATGAGGGAATGATCTGGAGTCTGGCCTGGCACCCACTGGGACACATCCTGTGCTCCGGCTCCAACGACCACACCAG taAGTTCTGGACCAGGAACCGTCCCGGGGATAAGATGAGGGATCGGTACAACCTGAACCTGCTGCCAGGAATGTCTGAGGATGGGCTGGAGTATG ATGACCTGGAGCCCAACAGCATCGCCTCCATCCCAGGAATGGGCCTCCCCGAGCAGCTGAAGGCCGCgctggagcaggagcaga atAAGGAGGcatctccagacatggagatGTCGATCCCGGGTCTGGACTGGGGAATGGATGAGGTCATGAGCAAAGACTCCAAGAAAGTCCCTCAGAAGAAGGTTCCATATGCCAAACCCATCCCAGCGCAGTTCCAACAG GCGTGGGCAGAGAACAAAGTCCCTCTGGCTCCTCCTTCAGATCTGGGACCAGACCGAAAACTAGACCCGGCTCAGACCCAGAAGAGGACTCAGGCCGAGATCGAACAGGACATGGCCAGTCTGCAGTACACCAACCCCCAACTACTCCAG ATGAAGATGAACCCAGACATGGGCCCTCCTCCTGGCCCCGGGGGACCTGGAGGACCTGGGGGCCCCATGGGGCAGTTCCCCGGGGGCCCTGGACCTGGGGGTCCTCCGCCACAGGGCTTTAACCCCAACATGGGCCCTGGGGGACCTCCCTTCATGGGCCCCGGACAAATGGGGCCCCCGGACATGCAGCGCCACCCTGGGCCCCCCAGGAACATGGGGCCTCAGGGGCCTCATGGTATGGGCCCCCCAAGGGGCATGATGGGCCCTCCTCCCCGGGGGATGGGACCCCACGACCCCCAGATGGGCCCAAACATGATGGGACCCCCCAGGAACCATGGCCCCAACAACTTCATGCAGGGACCCCCAGGAAACATGGGCCCCCAGGGGCCCTTCATGCACCAG GGCCAGAACTCGGGTCCTATGATGCACGGCATGGGCCCTCAGGGGCCTCAAGGGCCTCAGGGACCTATGGGGCCTAACAAAG ACCCCCGAGGGCCTGGGCTCCACATGGGTCCCCAAGAGCAGTATTGGGACCAGGACTATGACCCAGCACAGGACACCTGGAGGCCCCAAGGCTTTGGGGGGCGGGGCCACAGGGGAAATGGAGGAAACTGGGGCCCTGAAAACTTCGGGGAGTTCAGGGGCCGTGG GTTCCGGGGAGGGCCTCGCGGGGGCAGAGGTGGAGGGGGCGGTTACCAGGACGATTTCGGGGCTCCAGACGACAGCTCCGACGACATGAACCGAGGCTGGGACAGCGGAAGAGGACGAGGACGGGGAGGGGGACTTAACAGAGGAGCAG gTCATGAGGGCTTTCAGGGGCCCATGATGGACTCTCCTGGGGGCCGCTCTGGGTCACTGCAGGGTATGGACATGGCCTCTCTACCTCCAAGGAAGAGGCCATGGCAGGACGGCCCCGGAACCGACCCCATGGAAGGCCCCGATGGAG GTCGACCGCGAGATGATGGAGGTTTTGGGCCTCCTCCAGGACGAGGACGCGGCTGGGGGCCCCGCTCCCGAGGAGGACCCCCCATGAGAGGGCCCCCCAGAGGCAGGGGCCGGTAG
- the sft2d3 gene encoding vesicle transport protein SFT2C, with protein sequence MADLNRQLQEYLAQSKSGKSASPSGSSTALDLGDEEPVTGSWFGRWSGRWSSPFQRRESPSSGSGGSWPWSTDPDPCLPGLSRRQRLVAFGVCAAFSALCFGLSALYAPLLLLYARKFALLWSLGSLFAIAAVAMLRGPSKLLSGLPTSPAAAAYLCALGGTLYAALSLQSTALTALGAAVQVAVILCAVVSLLPGGAAGMRFMGGLAASAIKRTVSGKTMPI encoded by the coding sequence ATGGCGGATCTAAACCGTCAGCTGCAGGAGTATCTGGCGCAGTCCAAGTCCGGGAAAAGTGCGAGTCCGTCCGGCTCCAGCACCGCGCTGGACCTCGGGGACGAGGAGCCGGTCACCGGGAGCTGGTTTGGCCGCTGGTCTGGCCGCTGGTCCAGTCCATTTCAGCGGCGAGAGTCTCCGAGCTCCGGGAGCGGCGGCTCCTGGCCGTGGTCCACGGATCCGGACCCGTGTTTACCTGGTCTGAGCCGGAGGCAGCGGCTCGTGGCCTTCGGGGTGTGCGCCGCCTTTTCCGCGCTGTGTTTCGGCCTGTCCGCGCTTTACgcgccgctgctgctgctgtacgCGCGGAAGTTCGCGCTTCTATGGTCTCTCGGGTCTCTGTTCGCCATCGCGGCCGTGGCGATGCTCCGCGGGCCCAGTAAACTCCTCTCCGGTCTCCCCACGTCTCCCGCGGCCGCCGCCTACCTGTGCGCCTTGGGCGGCACGCTGTACGCGGCGCTGAGCCTCCAGAGCACCGCGCTGACCGCGCTGGGCGCCGCGGTGCAGGTCGCGGTGATCCTGTGCGCAGTGGTGTCGCTGCTGCCCGGTGGAGCCGCGGGGATGCGCTTCATGGGCGGTTTGGCCGCGTCCGCCATCAAGCGTACCGTCAGCGGGAAGACCATGCCCATCTGA
- the wdr33 gene encoding pre-mRNA 3' end processing protein WDR33 isoform X1 yields the protein MASELGSPQRFFHMPRFQHQAPRQVFYKRPDFAQQQAMQQLTFDGKRMRKAVNRKTIDYNPSVIRYLENRLWQRDHRDQRAIQPDAACYNDLVPPLGMLRNPMNAVTTKFVRTSTNKVKCPVFVIRWTPEGRRLVTGASSGEFTLWNGLTFNFETILQAHDSSVRAMTWSHNDMWMLTADNNGYVKYWQSNMNNVKMFQAHKEAIREASFSPTDNKFATCSDDGTVRIWDFLRCHEERILRGHGADVKCVDWHPTKGLVVSGSKDSQQPIKFWDPKTGQSLATLHAHKNTVMEVKWNLNGNWLLTASRDHLCKLYDLRNLKEELQVFRGHKKEATAVAWHPVHEGLFASGGSDGSLLFWHTGVEKEVGGMEMAHEGMIWSLAWHPLGHILCSGSNDHTSKFWTRNRPGDKMRDRYNLNLLPGMSEDGLEYDDLEPNSIASIPGMGLPEQLKAALEQEQNKEASPDMEMSIPGLDWGMDEVMSKDSKKVPQKKVPYAKPIPAQFQQAWAENKVPLAPPSDLGPDRKLDPAQTQKRTQAEIEQDMASLQYTNPQLLQQMKMNPDMGPPPGPGGPGGPGGPMGQFPGGPGPGGPPPQGFNPNMGPGGPPFMGPGQMGPPDMQRHPGPPRNMGPQGPHGMGPPRGMMGPPPRGMGPHDPQMGPNMMGPPRNHGPNNFMQGPPGNMGPQGPFMHQGQNSGPMMHGMGPQGPQGPQGPMGPNKDPRGPGLHMGPQEQYWDQDYDPAQDTWRPQGFGGRGHRGNGGNWGPENFGEFRGRGFRGGPRGGRGGGGGYQDDFGAPDDSSDDMNRGWDSGRGRGRGGGLNRGAGHEGFQGPMMDSPGGRSGSLQGMDMASLPPRKRPWQDGPGTDPMEGPDGGRPRDDGGFGPPPGRGRGWGPRSRGGPPMRGPPRGRGR from the exons ATGGCGTCAGAACTGGGGTCACCGCAGCGTTTCTTCCACATGCCGCGCTTCCAGCATCAGGCGCCACGGCAAGTTTTCTACAAACGGCCCGACTTTGCTCAGCAGCAGGCCATGCAACAGCTCACCTTTGATGGCAAGCGTATGAGGAAAGCCGTTAACCGCAAGACCATTGACTACAACCCCTCCGTCATCCGTTACCTCGAG AACCGACTATGGCAGCGCGACCACAGGGACCAGAGGGCCATTCAGCCAGACGCTGCCTGCTACAACGAC CTCGTGCCTCCTCTGGGCATGCTCCGTAACCCCATGAACGCCGTCACCACTAAGTTTGTCCGAACATCCACCAATAAAGTCAAGTGTCCCGTGTTTGTCATCAGG TGGACCCCTGAGGGCAGGCGTCTGGTCACAGGAGCGTCCAGTGGAGAATTCACTCTGTGGAACGGACTTACCTTCAACTTTGAGACCATCCTCCAG GCCCACGACAGCTCGGTTCGTGCCATGACCTGGTCCCATAACGACATGTGGATGCTGACGGCAGATAACAATGGCTACGTGAAGTACTGGCAGAGCAACATGAACAACGTCAAGATGTTCCAGGCTCACAAAGAGGCCATCCGGGAAGCCAG tttCTCTCCAACTGACAACAAGTTCGCCACCTGCTCCGACGACGGCACTGTTCGTATCTGGGACTTCCTGCGCTGCCACGAAGAGCGTATTCTACGAG GGCACGGAGCAGATGTGAAGTGTGTGGACTGGCATCCCACTAAAGGCCTGGTGGTGTCAGGCAGCAAAGACTCCCAACAACCAATCAAGTTCTGGGACCCCAAAACCGGACAGAGCCTGGCCACACT TCACGCTCATAAGAACACGGTGATGGAGGTGAAGTGGAACCTGAATGGGAACTGGCTCCTGACAGCATCCAGAGATCACCTGTGCAAACTGTACGATCTGCGCAACctgaaggaggagctgcaggtgtTTAGAGGGCACAAAAAGGAGGCCACAG ctgtgGCGTGGCATCCGGTGCACGAGGGTCTGTTCGCTAGTGGAGGCTCAGACGGCTCTCTACTCTTCTGGCACACGGG GGTGGAGAAGGAAGTGGGGGGGATGGAGATGGCTCATGAGGGAATGATCTGGAGTCTGGCCTGGCACCCACTGGGACACATCCTGTGCTCCGGCTCCAACGACCACACCAG taAGTTCTGGACCAGGAACCGTCCCGGGGATAAGATGAGGGATCGGTACAACCTGAACCTGCTGCCAGGAATGTCTGAGGATGGGCTGGAGTATG ATGACCTGGAGCCCAACAGCATCGCCTCCATCCCAGGAATGGGCCTCCCCGAGCAGCTGAAGGCCGCgctggagcaggagcaga atAAGGAGGcatctccagacatggagatGTCGATCCCGGGTCTGGACTGGGGAATGGATGAGGTCATGAGCAAAGACTCCAAGAAAGTCCCTCAGAAGAAGGTTCCATATGCCAAACCCATCCCAGCGCAGTTCCAACAG GCGTGGGCAGAGAACAAAGTCCCTCTGGCTCCTCCTTCAGATCTGGGACCAGACCGAAAACTAGACCCGGCTCAGACCCAGAAGAGGACTCAGGCCGAGATCGAACAGGACATGGCCAGTCTGCAGTACACCAACCCCCAACTACTCCAG CAGATGAAGATGAACCCAGACATGGGCCCTCCTCCTGGCCCCGGGGGACCTGGAGGACCTGGGGGCCCCATGGGGCAGTTCCCCGGGGGCCCTGGACCTGGGGGTCCTCCGCCACAGGGCTTTAACCCCAACATGGGCCCTGGGGGACCTCCCTTCATGGGCCCCGGACAAATGGGGCCCCCGGACATGCAGCGCCACCCTGGGCCCCCCAGGAACATGGGGCCTCAGGGGCCTCATGGTATGGGCCCCCCAAGGGGCATGATGGGCCCTCCTCCCCGGGGGATGGGACCCCACGACCCCCAGATGGGCCCAAACATGATGGGACCCCCCAGGAACCATGGCCCCAACAACTTCATGCAGGGACCCCCAGGAAACATGGGCCCCCAGGGGCCCTTCATGCACCAG GGCCAGAACTCGGGTCCTATGATGCACGGCATGGGCCCTCAGGGGCCTCAAGGGCCTCAGGGACCTATGGGGCCTAACAAAG ACCCCCGAGGGCCTGGGCTCCACATGGGTCCCCAAGAGCAGTATTGGGACCAGGACTATGACCCAGCACAGGACACCTGGAGGCCCCAAGGCTTTGGGGGGCGGGGCCACAGGGGAAATGGAGGAAACTGGGGCCCTGAAAACTTCGGGGAGTTCAGGGGCCGTGG GTTCCGGGGAGGGCCTCGCGGGGGCAGAGGTGGAGGGGGCGGTTACCAGGACGATTTCGGGGCTCCAGACGACAGCTCCGACGACATGAACCGAGGCTGGGACAGCGGAAGAGGACGAGGACGGGGAGGGGGACTTAACAGAGGAGCAG gTCATGAGGGCTTTCAGGGGCCCATGATGGACTCTCCTGGGGGCCGCTCTGGGTCACTGCAGGGTATGGACATGGCCTCTCTACCTCCAAGGAAGAGGCCATGGCAGGACGGCCCCGGAACCGACCCCATGGAAGGCCCCGATGGAG GTCGACCGCGAGATGATGGAGGTTTTGGGCCTCCTCCAGGACGAGGACGCGGCTGGGGGCCCCGCTCCCGAGGAGGACCCCCCATGAGAGGGCCCCCCAGAGGCAGGGGCCGGTAG